ttaaaataactacgcatgaatgtgtggcacagtaagacgacgtgtcgcgcgcaagacccagctccataggtcaaaggtcctaaactctaacatcggccataactactcattcaaagtgccatcgggggcatatgtcatcctatggagacagctcttgttgttacaaaattactcaatGATCATTTCTTTTACGGACATTGCCGAACACTTGTTATGTTCAGTTGCTAAGTGTTATGACCAATGACTTTACATCTGTGCTTCTTCCATGATAATTAGGCGGGAAAAGTGCCTAGATATTGTCAGCTTCATGTTGTCTTGCAGAGAAGCTTAGGCACTGCTTTAGGGGGTGTTTTACCCACTTGtatcttttttctctttttagctcacctgagcacgaagtgctcaaggtgagcttttgtaatcgccctgtgtccgtcgtcatccGTCCATCCATCGgtctgttgtcaacaatttgactgttaacactctagaggttacaattataaccttatcttaatgaaacttggtcagaatgttaccctcaataaaatgctggacaagttcgatattgggtcatcgggggtcaaaaactaggtcaccaggtcaaatcaaaggaaaagcttgttaactctagaggtcacaattttagccaaatcttaatgaaacttggtcagaatgttaccctcaataaagtcttggatgagttcgatatcaggtcatctggggtcaaaaactaggtcaccagatcaaatcaaaggaaaagcttattaacactctagaggccacaattttggcccaatcttaatgaaatttggtcagaatgttaccctcaataaaatcttggacgagttcgatattaggtcatctgggatcaaaaactaggtcaccagatcagatcaaaggaaaagcttcttaacactctagaggtcacaattttggtccaatcttaatgaaacttggtcagaatgttaccctcaataaagtattggctgagtttgatattgggtcatctggggtcaaaaactaggtcaccaggtcaaatcaaaggaaaagcttgttaacactctagaggccacaattttgacccaatcttaatgaaacttggtcagaatgttaccctcaataaaatcttggacaagttcgatattgggtcatcatgggtaaaaaactaggtcaccaggccaaatcaaaggaaaagcttgttaacactgtagtggccacatttatgaccatatcttaatgaaacttggtcagaatgttaaccttgatgatctataggtcaagttcaaatctggatcaggtggggtcaaaaactaggtcactaggtcaaatcaaaggaaaagcttgttaacactctagaggccacatttatgactgtatcttcatgaaacttaatcaggatCTTAATCTTGATGACCATGAggtcagtttgaatctggatcatgtggggtcaaaaactaggtcaccaggtcaaaccaaaggaaaagctagttaacactttagatgctacatttatgaccatatcttaatgaaacttgatcagaatgttgatcttgatgatctttagatcagtaggtcaggtgagcgatacagggccttcatggcccttttgtttgttttgtgaaatatggattAATAtacttgattgttttctttttctttttaaatattcagCATACATAGTCATTAGATAATGTTGTAAATCTTCAgtagttttttttgtgtgtgagtCACATCCCTAGTTAGGGATTCAAACACTCTTCAGCCTGTTACACTTGGATTCCCATGTTCTTACAGATGTTCAAGTAAATATCTGGACATTCCATAAATTTTAAGACTCTTTAGCCTTTTTATGTGACTTAATTATACTATTACTACACTTGATATTCTAAGAATTCCTCTACTTCTTTTAACTTTCTCTTACTCCCATTTAGAGAAAACATTCCGTTTTCCCCAAATGTAGAAAGAATTTATTATCAATAAGCCACTTTTTGCCGagttttttactaattttacttGGATTTCTATGCGAAAAAATGATAGCACTATCATCAGCATGTCATAGTAATTTACACTCATGAATCATTATACTGATTGACATATCATTTACATAGCATAAAAATAACAGGGGACCCAGGATACTGCCCTAATCGCAATCTTATATATGGAAATGCAGTTATTTTCACCCTACCTGCTATACCCTGATTTATCTCCTTGATAAAAATTGTAGTTTTTTATGattgaaaaatgtaataattttgacattgtttatataaattctggATCTGTTTGTAGAATAAAACTGTGAAAGAAGTACATATCATTCTGAATGAATCTAATGAGCATTATGAATTGAAAATTCTGTAGTTGCTTTTGTGGGCAACTCCTGTAGAAAGCTATTGTGATTTTAGTTAGAGAATAGtgaaagatacagaagatgctccagtTCAGAAGCCTCCCTGGTACGTCAGCATGCTAGATGTAAAGCACTCATACACAGGATTTTTATCTGAATGTGAGCCCgcacgcttagctcaataaggagagcgcagatctacggatctcggggtcgtgagttcgagccctgggcgaggcgtatattctccgtgacgatttgataaaatacattgtgtctgaaatcattcgtcccccacctctgattcatgtggggaagttggcagttacttgcgaagaacaggtttgtactggtacagaatccaggaacactggttaggttaactgcccgcagttacataactgaaatactattgaaaaatggcgttaaacccaaaacaaacaaacttatctGAATGTGTCATAATCATTTTAGGTGAAGAAGCGAGGGCTGGAGATTGTAACACCTAACCTGTTTTGTAATCCACTCTCTAAAAGAATTTTAGTGATCTTAGTTGAAGGTTTCAAGCTTTTGACCTGAAGTTTTGTTGGACACACACAACCACTAGACCACTGAAAACTGCTCCTCATCAGACCATTTACTATGGTCCAAAATTGTAAAGATGAGATTGGAGACTAGTCTTGAAACTGAAATATCTGATTGGTTGCTTTAGAGTAAATCTTGAAACTGAGCAATGCTTAGGTTGTATTTGATTGCCAatatcagttttacaattttaatcAGGAGTAAGTACCGAAACAATCTCtgataattattcattttataatGCATATATATGTACCTATATGACATattgtaaatcaaaaatatttttattttctagaaaatatgGCAAAAGCTCTAAAACTGAAGGAACTGGAATCTTACCTTGATGATGTTGATGTGTTTGCGAACCCAAAAATAAAGCTTGAACAATATCCAACTACACCACATATAGCAGGTAATATATAATGATTTAACTAGCAGGTAACTCAATGATTTGACTAGCTGGTAACACAATAATTTGAATTGCTGGTAACTCAATGATTTGAATTACTGGTAACTCAATGATTTGAATTGCTGGTAACTCAATGATTTGACTAGCAGGTAACTCAATGATTTGACTAGCAGGTAACTCAACGATTTGACTAGCAGgtaattatggcccttgaactgaaagtactgatgccagtgataaaggtcttggtgcatggttgactcagatacattattgagaagaaatgccaatctagatgattaggcagttgtgggagacatgcgcttttctcaaaagcagctctagtttgtttctcttttttgtgtacaaaaacaAGGAAGAAGTTACCAGGGGAAAGAAAACTAAAcagttgtttttgtttacttcatttttgtgtacaaaaaactTAAAGGAAAAAACTTAATTGTGGGTGTTGGGTGGGGGAAGGAAACTAactcgggggtgggggtggggggtttCTCCCTTTTTGTGTACAAATACTGAAGAAGTAAAAACCAACAAATATAATTCCTCTTCGAAAAtctttaaatatatgatacattttatATGCAGTGTATATAAAAAAGAATTGATTAAATTCCAGCATGTATGCTTCACACAATACACACACGCTATGATGACATTGAAAGTAAAAACATCCTGGATCTGGGCTGTGGTTGTGGTGTGTTAAGTATAGGGGCTGTGATGCTAGGTGCCAAGTGAGTATGAAATGATAATTGTACAAtactttattattaaaaattaacaaaattatctatgggatacatgacattgtatgaTGCAATTAAGTATGATAAATGCACAGTGAGCATGTCTGGTTAGGTCAGTAGGTAGAGGTCAAGGCTATGAAATGATAAGGGGCCTCCCTAACCAAGTGGTTACAGTCATTGTATTGCTTGCCACTCACTGCTGTGGGTCTGAAACCTCAGTTGGGTTGTTGAAGTATTTCATGTGAAGAAACATCAGACTGGCTTTGGGAAtcttttaaaatggactggtccatcatacaatttgggcaataccacttatttttcaaaggattgttgactgaaaatttactgactgaatagcgaacagagcagaccatgatcagcttacactgatatgcaggctgatcttgatctgcactggtcgaaaggcaaaatcacttgctgccagcaggttaaaggttgaCAGTTTATACCACGGCCATTACACAACTGAAATGCTGCTGAATATGTtgttaaacaaaaatcaaacaaatgaacaatAGGAAGTAATAAATGGACCTGACATTATGACATTGTTTATACTATGAAACAAACTTACACATGAAAAGTTGACTACTAGTATTTAGTCAAATGCCATGGACACAGTACACATCTCCTCTAAAGTCATCTAACATATAATTATTGTGAGCTTAAATAAAGATGTGAGTAATGTTTTAGGAGTTTTAGGCTCTCTTCCCTTAATGACTGTGTAACATGTGTTTTAGTATGTGTAATTTATGTGAAATTCAAAACTTAATGAGACAGCTGAGTGCCCAAGTACTTTTGCGTAGACATTATCTAGAGTTTATTATTTCAATGTGTCTGCTTGAAATTTTCTGGAAAGTGTTCCTCACTGACACTTCCCCTTTAAGCAAAATCCTGTATCAGCCCTGGTGTATATGGTCACAAAAAGATATAGGGGATGCAGAAGTATGTTTAGTTAGCCAATGTTTCATGGTTATATGTATACTATTTCAGttgttttatacaatatattttttctagaaAGGTGACTGCCATAGACATTGACGAAGATGCTCTAGCTATCTGTCAACAAAATATAGAGGAGTTCGAGATGGAAAATATTGAGGCTGAGCAACATGATGTAGCAGCACTGGGGTCAGAGGTCACAGAAAGGTTGAAAGGCAACATTGATACTGTGATCATGAATCCACCATTTGGAACCAAACATAACGCAGGTATTGTTTAGTATAGTTCAGAAATTTACATCAGTATAAACAAACTTATTTAAGCTCAGAAAGTTCAAGTTCATTTTGAGTCTCTCTTGCATCTGTGTTTTGGAAAGAACTAGTGTAGGAGTCTCACCGTGCAATTGTAATTTAGTGGGACTGAAAAATGCGCCCCACGAAAACTACCCCCTGCAGTTGACAGTGTCTAGGTAGGTAAATTTGGTATTTAATGTTATCTGATCTGGGATTTCGGAATAAtctgacagtttttgtttttagctcacctgtcacaaagtgacaaggtgaacttttgtgatcgcgcggtgtccgtcgtccgtgcgtccgtaaacttttgcttgtgaccactctagaggtcacatttttcatgggatctttatgaaagttggtcagaatgttcatcttgatgatatctatctcaattcgaaactgggtcacgtgccatcaaaaactaggtcagtaggtctaaaaatagaaaaaccttgtgacctctctagaggccatatatttcacaagatcttcatgaaacttggtcagaatgttcaccttgatgatatctaggtcagttttgaaactgggtcacgtgccatcaaaaactaggtcagtaggtctaaaaatagaaaaaccttgtgacctctctagaggccatatatttcacaagatcttcatgaaaattggtcagaatgttcaccttgatgatatctaggtcaagttcgaaagtgggtcatgtgcggtcaaaaactaggtcagtaggtcaaataatagaaaaaccttgtgacctctctagaggccatattttttatggaatctgtatgaaattaGTCTGatgttcatctgatgatatctaggtcaagttgaaagtgggtcacgtgccttcaaaaactaggtcagtaggtcaaataataaaaaaccttgtgacctctctaaggccatattttcatggtctgtatgaaaattggtctgatgttcatcttgatgatatctaggtcagatttgaaatgggtcaactgcggtcaaaaactaggtcagtagtctaaaattataaaacttttacctctctagagaccatattttcaatggatcttcatgaaaattgtcgaATTTTACTTGTATCTAGGTAAGTTAAACTGGGTCAGGCTCAAAAACTAGTCAtagtcaataataaaaaagaatcttACTGTCTAGAGccatcatttcatttcattgaagGGTCAGAATTATTTTTTGGCGTTGGCATCGGTAACTATAGAGCAAATATTATCTTGACCATATAGAGCATATTTTAATGATCAGAAATTGATCAATGTATTGATATTGCCTTGAGATTGAGTCATAGTtcacagagttatggccctggaGCTTCAAAAGACTATCATTGGATCAATAATAGAATAGTAATTAGACTTTAGTACCTGCATGAAGAGCCAAGCAGATCTTCATGGTTGACCTTAACAATTAGGTACCTGATCAATGATCTCATCTTGATTTTTAGTGTGTGTCCATATATTAAGGGCAAACTTGTTGCTTTCCAAAACAGATTGCGTTACGGAAACTGGCTCGGTTAACTTTCTCAACCAAAACTAGTTTCATTAGATCTTTAAAAAGGTATTATCTAAAACATCTTATTCCAATAGTGACTAATTTTTAAACATTAGATTATAATTAAGAATTTACAGAATTTAACAAATATTGACATCGAGTTAAACGTAATTGCCGGTACATTATCGTATTGTTTGTGacaaaagactatcacaccttttgttattggtttgaatgaGAACATGTCATTGAAAATACAttcgaaatattgaatcagctgctgtttatttattcaaaatagttaattaaaaggtaaaacaacaaataaacaatatttattggtttattattttcgagaaaacaaaaatcgatagtaccgtgagaccgatacTGCTCTCcaccgcggagataaaatttattaccggtgtcgatgtaaactctactttcgttttccatccacctcaaaattgaccaaaaatgttttttatttccaggatTTCGGGCCAAAATCGGggatgcgcattatacacgggtgcgcattatacatgggtatctacggtagaggtttcatttatgctttgatttgctacaaacttgcacagaatgtttatctttatgatctcgaggccaagtttgaaactgagtcatgtggggtcaaaaactaggccactaggtcaaatcaaaggaagagcttttTAAtgccctagaggccacatttatgactgtatcttcttgaaacttggtcagaatgtttatcttgaggaTTCCTATGCCaaattcaacactgggtcatatggggtcaaaaactaggtcatactgtcaaatcaaaggaaaagcttgttaacactattgaggccacattactgactctatcttcatgaaacttggtcagaatgtttatcttgatgattcctaggccaaattcaaaactgggtcatattgggtcaaaaactaggtcacccgctcaaatccaaggaaaagcttgttaacactctatatttatgacccaatcttcatgaaacttcgtaagaatgtttaccttgatgattcctaggccaagttggaaactggtcatgtggggttaaaaactagaacGCTGTaaaaacactgtagaggccatatttatgaccctatcttcatgaaactaggtcagaatgttt
The Mercenaria mercenaria strain notata chromosome 10, MADL_Memer_1, whole genome shotgun sequence genome window above contains:
- the LOC123561295 gene encoding rRNA N6-adenosine-methyltransferase METTL5-like, whose amino-acid sequence is MAKALKLKELESYLDDVDVFANPKIKLEQYPTTPHIAACMLHTIHTRYDDIESKNILDLGCGCGVLSIGAVMLGAKKVTAIDIDEDALAICQQNIEEFEMENIEAEQHDVAALGSEVTERLKGNIDTVIMNPPFGTKHNAGIDMIFLKTALDLSSTSVYSLHKTSTREHIMKKAAEWDVEIEFIAQLKFDIKNTLKFHKEKSVDIEVDFIRLSHKKSVKK